The Dehalococcoidia bacterium genome has a window encoding:
- a CDS encoding 30S ribosomal protein S9, with protein sequence MVKKTYSGGTGRRKTAVAQVRLSAGTGTITVDGKSYEERFPRFDHRQSILKPLMVTETSAKYDIVVKVSGGGSTGQADSIALGISRALLKEDEKHKAILRKEGMLTRDPRAKERKKPGLKRARKASQYTKR encoded by the coding sequence GTGGTTAAAAAGACTTATTCCGGTGGAACCGGCAGACGCAAGACCGCAGTGGCGCAGGTAAGGCTGAGCGCCGGTACTGGCACTATCACAGTGGACGGCAAGAGCTACGAAGAGCGCTTCCCGCGCTTCGACCATCGCCAGTCTATCCTTAAGCCTCTAATGGTGACCGAGACTTCCGCCAAGTATGATATCGTCGTCAAGGTATCGGGCGGTGGCAGCACCGGCCAGGCCGACTCCATCGCGCTGGGCATTTCCCGCGCCCTTCTCAAGGAAGACGAAAAGCATAAGGCCATCCTGCGCAAGGAAGGTATGCTTACCCGCGACCCCAGGGCCAAGGAAAGAAAGAAACCGGGCCTCAAGCGCGCCCGCAAAGCGTCGCAGTACACCAAGCGTTAA
- a CDS encoding 50S ribosomal protein L13, with protein sequence MKTYSVKAKEIKREWHVIDASGKILGKVAAEAAGLLMGKGKAMFTRNIDTGDYVVVTNASKIKVTGKKLEQKMYYRHSGYPGGFRAVPLAEMLEKKPGMVIEEAVKGMLPQNKLGDAMIKKLKVYAGAEHPHTAAIAAAKKAEA encoded by the coding sequence ATGAAAACCTACAGCGTCAAGGCAAAAGAAATTAAGCGCGAGTGGCATGTCATCGACGCCTCGGGCAAGATACTGGGCAAGGTGGCCGCCGAGGCTGCCGGACTGCTCATGGGCAAGGGCAAGGCCATGTTCACGCGCAACATTGATACCGGCGACTATGTGGTGGTCACCAACGCATCTAAAATAAAAGTAACCGGCAAAAAGCTCGAGCAGAAGATGTACTACCGCCACTCCGGCTATCCGGGCGGCTTCCGCGCCGTCCCACTGGCGGAGATGCTCGAAAAGAAACCCGGGATGGTTATCGAAGAGGCGGTCAAAGGCATGCTGCCACAGAACAAGCTGGGCGATGCCATGATTAAAAAGCTTAAAGTATACGCCGGCGCGGAGCATCCGCATACCGCCGCAATAGCAGCCGCCAAAAAGGCTGAGGCTTAA
- a CDS encoding 50S ribosomal protein L17 produces the protein MSHNVSGRKFDRPTAHRTAMYRNLVMNLMDSEKIVTTEAKAREIRNMAEKIITLGKKGDLSARRRALAFIYDESVVEKVFGDIAKRYAERKGGYTRITKLAPRLGDGAPMAQLELVK, from the coding sequence ATGAGTCATAACGTTTCAGGCAGAAAATTCGACCGGCCGACGGCGCACCGCACGGCTATGTACCGCAACCTGGTGATGAACCTGATGGACAGCGAGAAGATTGTCACCACCGAGGCCAAGGCCAGGGAAATCCGCAACATGGCGGAAAAGATAATTACCCTGGGTAAGAAAGGCGACCTTTCCGCGCGCCGCCGCGCCCTGGCCTTCATCTACGACGAATCCGTGGTGGAAAAGGTCTTCGGCGACATCGCCAAGCGTTACGCCGAGCGCAAGGGCGGCTACACGCGCATTACCAAGCTGGCGCCGCGCCTGGGCGACGGCGCTCCCATGGCGCAGCTGGAGTTGGTGAAGTAG
- a CDS encoding DNA-directed RNA polymerase subunit alpha, translated as MREAILASLSIPKIENVESGEKYGRFVAEPLEKGFGATLGNALRRVLLRYLPGAAVTRVRIEGIQHEFSPIPNVKEDVLDFVLNVKSLKLKPVTGQPGKLYLEKEGEGEVHASDITSSMDFEIVNPDLYLATLSGKNARLSVEMDVELGMGYQTAGGADNLPIGTIPVDAIFTPVRKVNFTTEPLHLGRETSQEKLTLEIWTDGTLAPSRAISRGANLLVEQLKPMVDYGRASDIDDEKKAIRASIPDDLYNMPVEKLDLSVRAMNCLRRSGINTVGELVSLGEKELLSLRNFGQKSRQEVEEKLTGLGLAFPKATEPADEEAPQEEEAPKKAARKKKSAE; from the coding sequence CTGAGGGAGGCCATTTTGGCGAGCCTATCTATACCCAAGATTGAAAATGTAGAGTCCGGCGAAAAATACGGGCGTTTTGTGGCGGAACCACTGGAGAAGGGCTTCGGCGCGACGCTGGGCAATGCCCTGCGCCGCGTGCTGCTGCGCTATCTCCCCGGAGCTGCCGTAACCCGCGTGCGCATCGAAGGCATCCAGCACGAGTTTTCACCTATCCCCAACGTCAAGGAAGACGTGCTGGACTTCGTGCTGAATGTCAAATCGCTCAAGCTGAAACCCGTCACGGGACAACCCGGCAAGCTCTATCTCGAAAAAGAGGGTGAGGGCGAGGTGCATGCCTCCGATATCACCTCTTCTATGGACTTCGAGATAGTCAACCCCGACCTTTACCTGGCCACTCTCAGCGGCAAGAACGCTCGTCTCTCCGTGGAGATGGACGTTGAGCTGGGCATGGGCTACCAGACAGCCGGCGGGGCCGACAACCTGCCCATCGGGACTATACCGGTGGACGCCATTTTTACGCCGGTACGCAAGGTGAACTTCACCACAGAGCCGCTGCATCTGGGGCGCGAGACCAGCCAGGAAAAACTGACGCTTGAGATTTGGACCGACGGCACGCTGGCCCCATCCAGGGCTATCAGCCGCGGCGCCAACCTGCTGGTGGAGCAGCTCAAGCCGATGGTGGACTACGGGCGCGCTTCGGACATCGATGACGAGAAGAAGGCCATCCGCGCCTCCATCCCGGACGATCTCTACAACATGCCGGTGGAGAAGCTGGACCTTTCCGTGCGCGCCATGAACTGTTTACGCCGCAGCGGCATCAATACGGTGGGCGAACTGGTCAGCCTGGGCGAAAAAGAGCTCCTGTCGCTGCGCAACTTCGGGCAGAAGTCGCGCCAGGAAGTCGAGGAAAAGCTCACCGGTCTGGGACTGGCTTTCCCCAAGGCGACTGAGCCTGCCGATGAAGAAGCCCCGCAAGAGGAAGAAGCGCCCAAGAAAGCGGCACGCAAGAAGAAGTCCGCGGAATAA
- a CDS encoding 30S ribosomal protein S4, protein MARYTEAKCRLCRRSGEKLFLKGDKCVTKCTYDKRPKAPGPQLSRRRRLSDRGMQLREKQKVRYSYGVLERQFRRFFAEAERQSGITGENLMVLLEKRLDNVIYRLGFADSRAQARQLVQHGHFLVNGKRTDIPSFLVKEGDIIGWHETSKKSAYFKLVAESMGSKVVAPWLSLDKTPMVGRVISLPTPGDVETKYDMASVVEYYSR, encoded by the coding sequence ATGGCCAGATATACTGAAGCGAAATGCCGTTTATGCCGCCGTAGCGGGGAGAAACTCTTCCTGAAAGGCGACAAATGCGTCACCAAGTGCACCTATGACAAGCGCCCCAAGGCTCCGGGGCCGCAGCTTTCACGCCGCCGCCGCCTCTCCGACCGCGGCATGCAACTGCGTGAAAAGCAGAAGGTGCGCTATAGTTACGGCGTGCTCGAGCGCCAGTTCCGTCGCTTTTTTGCCGAGGCCGAGCGGCAAAGCGGCATCACCGGCGAGAATCTGATGGTTCTCCTTGAAAAGCGACTGGACAATGTCATCTATCGGCTGGGTTTTGCCGATTCGCGGGCTCAAGCGCGGCAACTGGTGCAGCACGGGCACTTCCTGGTCAACGGCAAGCGCACCGATATTCCGTCCTTCCTGGTGAAGGAAGGCGACATCATCGGCTGGCATGAGACGAGCAAAAAAAGCGCTTACTTCAAGCTGGTAGCAGAGAGCATGGGCAGTAAGGTAGTTGCTCCGTGGCTCAGCCTGGATAAAACGCCGATGGTCGGACGCGTCATCAGCCTGCCTACGCCAGGCGACGTGGAAACTAAGTACGATATGGCTTCGGTAGTCGAGTACTACTCGCGCTAG
- a CDS encoding 30S ribosomal protein S11 codes for MAQTTKKTTRKREKKVVPSGRAYVQATFNNTIVTLTDLQGNVISSSSAGASGFKGSRKSTPYAAQMAATTAARKAMDAGLKQVEVFVKGPGSGREAAIRSLQASGLHITSIRDVTPVPHNGCRPPKRRRV; via the coding sequence ATGGCACAGACGACTAAAAAGACAACCAGGAAACGCGAAAAGAAGGTCGTACCTTCCGGGCGGGCCTATGTTCAGGCCACCTTTAACAATACCATCGTCACGCTGACCGACCTGCAGGGGAATGTCATCTCCTCCTCCAGCGCCGGAGCATCGGGCTTCAAAGGCTCGCGCAAAAGCACGCCCTATGCTGCCCAGATGGCAGCCACCACCGCGGCGCGCAAGGCCATGGATGCAGGATTGAAACAGGTGGAGGTGTTCGTCAAGGGCCCCGGCAGCGGCCGCGAAGCGGCTATCCGTTCGCTGCAGGCCTCAGGCCTGCACATTACCAGCATTCGTGATGTCACGCCGGTGCCGCATAACGGCTGCCGTCCGCCCAAAAGGAGGCGCGTATAA
- a CDS encoding 30S ribosomal protein S13 — protein MARIAGVDLPKEKQAWVSLQYLYGVGPARAFQILKATKVKAETKMDELSEAELNRIREYIDREFRVEGELRKEVNLNIKRLIDIGSYRGLRHRRGLPVRGQRTRTNARTRKGKPKTVAGRGQKRGAKK, from the coding sequence ATGGCACGTATAGCCGGGGTGGATTTACCCAAAGAAAAACAGGCCTGGGTCTCACTACAATACCTTTACGGCGTCGGTCCGGCGCGGGCTTTCCAGATTTTGAAAGCCACCAAGGTAAAGGCCGAGACCAAGATGGATGAGCTTTCCGAAGCGGAACTCAACCGCATCCGCGAGTATATCGACCGCGAGTTCCGCGTCGAGGGCGAGCTGCGCAAGGAAGTTAATCTTAACATTAAGCGCCTGATAGATATCGGTTCTTACCGTGGCCTGCGCCACAGGAGGGGACTACCTGTGAGGGGGCAGCGCACGCGCACCAACGCCCGCACGCGCAAGGGCAAGCCCAAGACGGTAGCCGGGCGCGGACAGAAGCGCGGCGCCAAGAAGTAA
- a CDS encoding 50S ribosomal protein L36, with protein sequence MKVRASVKTQCEKCKIIKRKGVVRNICTNPKHKQRQG encoded by the coding sequence ATGAAAGTCAGGGCATCGGTTAAGACACAGTGTGAAAAATGCAAGATTATCAAGCGCAAGGGCGTAGTACGCAATATCTGCACTAACCCCAAGCACAAGCAGCGTCAGGGTTAG